A portion of the Oxynema aestuarii AP17 genome contains these proteins:
- a CDS encoding DUF5132 domain-containing protein, translating to MSFDLKDLVGDFVEEFGLPGVAIGVGAIVLAPVLGPPLAKLGKPAAKLAIKTGLVVYDKGKTLWSEAGEALEDLVAETRAELAEVQAKKALAPVESPPEAL from the coding sequence ATGTCGTTCGATTTAAAAGATCTTGTCGGCGATTTCGTCGAAGAATTCGGACTTCCTGGGGTGGCGATCGGGGTCGGCGCGATCGTCTTGGCCCCGGTCTTGGGGCCGCCGTTGGCAAAACTCGGCAAACCCGCCGCCAAACTGGCGATTAAAACCGGATTGGTCGTTTACGACAAGGGGAAAACCCTGTGGTCGGAAGCTGGAGAAGCCCTCGAAGATCTCGTCGCCGAAACCCGGGCCGAATTAGCCGAAGTCCAAGCGAAAAAAGCCTTAGCCCCGGTGGAAAGTCCCCCGGAAGCCTTGTAG
- a CDS encoding heavy metal translocating P-type ATPase — translation MVQVALTHRTRSKHESILGANEIEGTPVNIAVPYGVVHWMPGRIRVRVPRLSCDRPYGRRLQRAANRQHWILDVRLNPAAGCAIVRYRVEGFDPDRLRVALERWLARAEDPQADDDRDPDSPDRAGESWLSELKLPLLATCLAIGAGPLGWSISPMAIASTIAIAAVPVAKRAIVSLWAERRVNIDFLDSLAISITTIQGHFLTSATMVGLIQLGEAIRNRTARSYHHEALDLLSSLARFAWVERGGEKQQVPLEAVEVGDTVIVYPGEQIPVDGRILRGKALVDEQKLTGESIPAVRSPGEAVYASTLVRSGQIYVLTERTGAATLAGRTMQLLQNAPVCDTRMENYAAKIADRAVMPALLLSGAIYALTRNAARAASILTLDFATGIRVSVPTTVMAALSAAGRHGVLIRSGRALEQLAQVDAIVFDKTGTLTQGDVAIVGVKTAAAAIDPMRVVQLAAAGEQRITHPVAEAVMRYANYHELIVPARGEWDYQVGFGLSAQVEGQAVLVGSDRFMVKEGVDLDPLHDRHPEVLTAGYPKIYVACDRRLLGVIQYSDPLRPETVRVLQKLRRFGAEIHMLTGDNRQRAATVARELDIPPSHVHAEAFPEHKAEVIGRLHDRGKTVAFVGDGLNDSAALAYADVSISFGDGSDVARETADVVLMKNNLYGLVEAVAIARHAKQIIAQNTGIVALPNLSGLAIAATVGMNPMTATAINNGSSVVAGVNGLRPVLIAPSKSDRE, via the coding sequence ATGGTTCAAGTCGCACTCACGCATCGGACGCGATCGAAGCACGAGTCAATCCTCGGAGCGAACGAGATCGAGGGAACGCCCGTTAATATAGCCGTTCCCTATGGTGTCGTTCACTGGATGCCCGGTCGGATCCGGGTGCGGGTGCCGCGATTGAGTTGCGATCGCCCTTATGGCAGACGCTTGCAACGGGCGGCGAACCGCCAGCATTGGATCCTCGACGTGCGCCTCAATCCGGCGGCGGGTTGCGCGATCGTCCGCTATCGGGTGGAAGGGTTCGATCCCGATCGACTGCGGGTCGCTTTAGAACGGTGGCTGGCGCGGGCGGAGGATCCCCAAGCCGACGACGATCGCGACCCCGATTCCCCGGATCGTGCGGGGGAAAGCTGGCTCTCGGAGCTGAAATTGCCATTGCTCGCTACCTGTCTGGCGATCGGCGCCGGGCCGTTGGGATGGTCGATTTCGCCGATGGCGATCGCCTCGACGATCGCGATCGCCGCCGTACCCGTCGCCAAACGGGCGATCGTCAGCTTGTGGGCCGAACGGCGGGTCAATATCGACTTTCTCGACAGTTTGGCGATTTCGATTACCACGATTCAAGGGCATTTTCTAACTTCCGCGACGATGGTCGGCTTGATCCAACTCGGGGAAGCAATCCGCAATCGCACGGCGCGATCGTACCACCACGAAGCCTTAGATTTGCTCAGTTCCCTCGCCCGTTTTGCTTGGGTCGAACGCGGCGGGGAAAAACAGCAAGTCCCCCTCGAAGCGGTGGAAGTCGGCGATACGGTCATCGTCTACCCCGGGGAACAGATCCCGGTAGACGGTCGCATTTTGCGCGGCAAAGCCTTAGTGGACGAGCAAAAACTCACCGGGGAATCGATCCCGGCAGTGCGATCGCCCGGGGAAGCGGTCTACGCCTCGACCTTGGTGCGATCGGGTCAGATCTACGTCTTGACCGAACGCACCGGGGCGGCGACTTTAGCGGGTCGCACGATGCAACTGCTGCAAAATGCCCCCGTTTGCGATACGCGCATGGAAAACTACGCCGCTAAAATTGCCGATCGCGCCGTGATGCCCGCCCTGTTGCTCTCCGGCGCCATCTACGCCCTCACCCGCAACGCGGCGCGGGCTGCCTCGATTTTGACCTTAGATTTCGCCACGGGGATCCGAGTCTCGGTTCCGACGACGGTGATGGCGGCCCTGAGTGCGGCGGGGCGCCACGGGGTGCTGATTCGCTCCGGGCGCGCCCTCGAACAGTTGGCGCAGGTGGACGCGATCGTGTTCGACAAGACGGGAACTCTGACTCAAGGGGACGTGGCGATCGTCGGGGTGAAAACGGCGGCGGCGGCGATCGATCCGATGCGGGTGGTGCAGTTGGCGGCGGCGGGAGAACAGCGCATCACTCACCCGGTGGCGGAAGCGGTCATGCGTTACGCCAACTATCACGAATTGATCGTCCCGGCGCGCGGCGAGTGGGACTATCAAGTGGGTTTCGGCTTGAGCGCGCAGGTGGAAGGACAGGCGGTGTTGGTGGGTAGCGATCGGTTCATGGTTAAAGAAGGGGTGGATCTCGATCCCCTGCACGATCGCCATCCGGAGGTGTTGACGGCGGGCTATCCCAAGATTTACGTCGCCTGCGATCGCCGCTTACTCGGGGTCATTCAATATAGCGATCCCCTCCGCCCGGAAACGGTACGAGTGTTGCAAAAATTGCGCCGTTTTGGGGCGGAAATTCACATGCTCACCGGGGACAACCGCCAACGCGCCGCTACGGTCGCCCGGGAGTTGGATATCCCCCCGAGTCACGTCCACGCGGAAGCGTTCCCGGAACACAAAGCGGAGGTCATCGGGCGCCTGCACGATCGCGGTAAAACGGTGGCGTTTGTCGGGGACGGCTTGAACGATTCGGCGGCCCTCGCCTATGCGGACGTGTCGATTTCGTTCGGCGACGGGTCCGATGTCGCCCGAGAAACGGCGGACGTGGTGTTGATGAAAAATAATTTATATGGATTGGTCGAAGCGGTCGCGATCGCCCGTCACGCGAAGCAAATTATCGCCCAAAATACGGGGATCGTCGCCCTTCCCAACCTGTCCGGTTTGGCGATCGCCGCCACGGTCGGCATGAATCCGATGACGGCGACGGCGATCAATAACGGATCGAGTGTTGTTGCTGGAGTGAACGGCTTGCGCCCGGTGCTGATTGCACCGTCAAAATCTGACCGTGAATAG
- a CDS encoding HMA2 domain-containing protein yields the protein MNANNSKSISAIAPTVMETKRVIPVQLLSASPGRIRLRVESFYRNRDTLEAIATRLRAGLAVDRLRSNMQTGSLTIFYPSESLSVAEAIVRLEDLGFPCITPPRHPPGDRSQAADEIVDVMTVFNSKVKQMSEGTVDLRFLVPLSFTLLALRQLTLKGWQLDVIPWYVLAWYGFDSFIKLHYSNGGSTLRESD from the coding sequence ATGAATGCCAATAATTCTAAATCGATTTCGGCGATTGCCCCGACCGTCATGGAGACGAAACGAGTGATTCCAGTCCAATTACTCAGTGCCAGTCCGGGAAGAATTCGTCTTCGGGTCGAGTCGTTCTACCGCAACCGCGATACCCTAGAGGCGATCGCCACTCGCCTGCGCGCCGGACTGGCGGTGGATCGCCTGCGTAGCAACATGCAAACGGGCAGCCTGACAATTTTTTACCCGTCCGAATCCTTGAGTGTAGCGGAGGCGATCGTCCGTTTGGAAGATTTGGGATTCCCTTGTATCACGCCCCCTCGCCATCCTCCCGGCGATCGCTCCCAAGCGGCTGACGAGATCGTCGATGTCATGACCGTTTTCAACAGTAAAGTCAAGCAAATGAGCGAAGGAACTGTCGATTTGCGCTTCTTAGTTCCCCTGAGCTTTACCTTATTGGCTTTGCGGCAATTAACCCTCAAAGGCTGGCAATTAGATGTGATTCCATGGTACGTGTTGGCGTGGTATGGGTTTGATAGTTTTATCAAACTTCATTATAGTAACGGCGGCTCTACTCTTCGCGAATCCGATTGA
- a CDS encoding DUF5132 domain-containing protein: MSLKLGDFVEDLGAPGIALGVGAVVLAPFLARSLKPVAKATIKGATIAYEKTKGMVAEAGEVFEDLVAEAQAELAEEQAKKLEGMPENQS; encoded by the coding sequence ATGTCACTCAAACTCGGAGATTTCGTTGAAGATTTAGGGGCTCCCGGAATTGCCCTCGGTGTCGGCGCCGTCGTCCTCGCTCCTTTCTTGGCGCGATCGCTCAAACCCGTTGCCAAAGCGACAATCAAAGGCGCGACGATCGCCTATGAAAAAACCAAAGGCATGGTCGCCGAAGCGGGGGAAGTTTTTGAAGACCTCGTCGCCGAAGCCCAAGCCGAACTGGCGGAGGAACAAGCGAAAAAATTAGAAGGAATGCCGGAAAATCAATCTTAA
- a CDS encoding HMA2 domain-containing protein, with protein sequence MANVEISPSDLSIELVSAAPGRVRLRSRGMPAETTARAIAERLRDCTSIREVVGNERTGSIIIRFEARELSTCELLEEFLPEVRKTPQPSPHPNAGAIASEIDLRDTYTRLKSWIPPILGLVFTRTLRISGWPSLLSYLVFTAIAREALDYVETEGDGDGETPEAPVRVPIASGAYEVVHAIDGRIRLKIPQICDDPAYCDRLEAFATEEDWIDRLTLNRNTGSAIVAYNVGAIADNAVPRRLHQLLERAAGIAPAQSSSPSDNNGSSPPPTDGPSESEPRDRSSGTDGDPPAEVPADPERNGEQPVGAGNEDPEEEQGESREAPIPETAFSGEETESEPPSGVPQAALERLHDRLSTWCLLLKSWRKPPVPETHQA encoded by the coding sequence ATGGCTAATGTCGAGATCTCCCCGAGCGATCTCTCAATCGAATTAGTTTCCGCCGCTCCCGGACGAGTCAGATTACGCAGTCGAGGGATGCCCGCAGAAACGACGGCCCGAGCGATCGCCGAGCGCCTGCGCGATTGCACCAGTATTCGCGAAGTCGTGGGCAACGAACGGACGGGGAGCATTATCATCCGCTTCGAGGCGCGAGAATTGAGCACGTGCGAACTGCTCGAAGAATTCTTGCCGGAAGTGCGAAAAACGCCACAGCCCTCGCCGCATCCGAACGCCGGGGCGATCGCCTCCGAGATCGACCTTCGCGACACCTACACTCGCCTCAAGTCCTGGATTCCGCCCATTCTCGGTCTCGTCTTCACGCGCACGTTGAGAATTTCTGGCTGGCCCTCCCTGCTGTCTTACCTCGTGTTTACGGCGATCGCCCGCGAAGCCCTCGATTACGTAGAAACGGAGGGCGACGGCGACGGCGAGACCCCCGAAGCCCCAGTTCGCGTGCCGATCGCCTCGGGGGCTTACGAGGTCGTCCACGCGATCGACGGGCGAATTCGCCTGAAAATCCCGCAAATTTGCGACGATCCGGCCTACTGCGATCGTCTGGAAGCGTTTGCTACCGAAGAAGACTGGATCGATCGCCTCACCCTCAATCGCAATACCGGATCGGCGATCGTCGCCTACAACGTCGGGGCGATCGCCGACAACGCCGTGCCTCGCCGACTCCACCAACTCCTCGAACGGGCTGCCGGAATCGCTCCCGCACAATCGTCTTCCCCCTCGGACAACAACGGATCGTCTCCGCCTCCGACCGACGGCCCCTCGGAGAGCGAGCCTCGCGATCGCTCCTCCGGAACCGACGGAGACCCCCCCGCCGAAGTCCCCGCCGATCCCGAGCGCAACGGCGAGCAACCTGTCGGCGCAGGGAACGAGGACCCGGAAGAAGAGCAAGGCGAGTCCCGGGAAGCGCCGATCCCGGAAACCGCATTCTCCGGCGAGGAGACCGAGAGCGAACCGCCTTCGGGAGTGCCACAAGCGGCGTTGGAGCGCTTGCACGATCGCCTCTCCACCTGGTGTTTGTTACTCAAATCTTGGAGAAAACCGCCCGTTCCTGAAACCCATCAAGCCTGA
- a CDS encoding WD40 repeat domain-containing protein, with amino-acid sequence MGSWLSLFLQLVIPAIESLVAVKTKKALNSVHFEVDGRQKQLGMSATFFENACPSLPETKNGDREKSWPEKLLNFSLEHGEEIGQLVRSCTTPASDAPHFDRARFLEQKALQQQSILENRKTLFQLAAQRREITLKLPEVHKILDHWPLRLFPSQLLESSGDRAPLPLKIFLAPPQINGDRPTSSTDPTPDLELSLAQGLREFLSRHYPLHGANRPTEFLGGAWESKRFHSESSIKALYGLLKSEPCTILESEIDGDFLTFRLAYWGLESATYYYQTVFSFSYRQFLQESAKNRALKWRDTCQKLKALGKSPKEIKKLGGENCKNLSLLEETEILKQAGVDLDQLDLSYTTSEKDWQNLAQFLKLCHCLVAGWIADIYYFTYADRWPLLPELLPQLMADCADPDLLELPVAATVTIYRDLLAVVGDRRPYWMPELALNLAWSLTHFPDRAWARAEVEFSVRTWLQLRQREAPHTLPDALERMSEALTREDRPYLETLKRCLTQLGDREAVATVEGWLARLGELTIAPETTVPRWDRLSLMGTLEPTCGKVAAIAIAPDGETLYSCGEDRIVEIWNLDRHGDGQLQGTLKGHSGGILTLTLSGDGRILASSDRSKNRSYIKVWHLETGKLLWTLFGHKKDILCLALTPDGQTLASGSHKIKLWDLKTGEATRTLFGHRQWVRALVFTPDGRHPISASDDGTVKVWDAIAGTLKYTLNGHQGSVRTLAVSPDGKTLVSGSADRTIAIWDLQTGRRVRTIAVHDRPICSVAIAADGQTLISASEDKMIKICNIETGEILNSLDTRTEGVSVLAISASSRLLATGSPDRTLKIWQFL; translated from the coding sequence ATGGGATCTTGGCTGAGCTTATTTTTACAACTGGTCATTCCAGCGATCGAAAGTTTGGTCGCTGTGAAAACCAAGAAAGCTTTAAATAGCGTTCATTTTGAAGTAGACGGACGCCAAAAACAGCTCGGAATGTCGGCGACCTTTTTCGAGAATGCTTGTCCGAGTCTTCCCGAAACAAAAAACGGCGATCGCGAGAAATCTTGGCCGGAAAAATTACTCAACTTCAGTCTCGAACACGGCGAAGAAATCGGGCAACTGGTACGCTCTTGTACGACCCCCGCCAGCGACGCCCCCCATTTCGATCGCGCCCGCTTCCTCGAACAAAAAGCCCTACAACAACAAAGTATCCTCGAAAATCGCAAAACCCTCTTTCAACTGGCCGCCCAACGTCGAGAAATCACCTTAAAACTGCCGGAAGTTCACAAAATCCTCGACCATTGGCCCTTACGTTTATTCCCCTCCCAACTCTTAGAATCCTCCGGCGATCGCGCCCCCCTCCCTTTAAAAATTTTCCTCGCCCCCCCGCAAATCAACGGCGATCGTCCGACCTCAAGCACCGATCCCACTCCCGACCTCGAACTCTCTCTCGCTCAGGGATTGCGCGAATTCCTCTCCCGTCACTATCCCCTCCACGGTGCCAACCGCCCCACGGAATTTTTAGGGGGAGCCTGGGAGAGCAAACGCTTTCACAGCGAATCGAGCATTAAAGCCCTTTACGGATTACTCAAATCCGAACCCTGTACGATTTTAGAATCCGAAATTGATGGTGATTTCCTCACCTTCCGCCTCGCTTATTGGGGGTTGGAATCGGCCACCTATTACTATCAAACCGTTTTTTCCTTTTCCTATCGCCAATTTTTACAAGAATCGGCAAAAAATCGAGCCTTAAAATGGCGCGACACCTGCCAAAAACTAAAAGCTTTAGGGAAAAGTCCCAAAGAAATTAAAAAACTCGGAGGCGAGAACTGCAAAAACCTCTCCCTGTTGGAAGAAACCGAAATCCTCAAACAGGCAGGAGTCGATTTAGACCAACTCGATTTAAGTTATACGACTTCCGAGAAAGATTGGCAAAATTTGGCACAGTTTTTAAAACTCTGTCACTGTTTGGTGGCCGGGTGGATCGCCGATATTTATTATTTCACTTACGCCGATCGCTGGCCCTTATTGCCGGAGTTGCTGCCCCAATTGATGGCCGATTGTGCCGATCCCGACTTACTCGAACTCCCGGTGGCGGCGACGGTGACGATTTATCGGGATTTGCTCGCCGTGGTGGGCGATCGCCGTCCCTACTGGATGCCGGAATTAGCCCTCAATTTAGCCTGGAGTTTGACCCATTTTCCCGATCGCGCCTGGGCCCGCGCCGAAGTCGAATTTTCCGTGCGCACTTGGCTGCAACTGCGCCAGCGCGAGGCGCCCCATACCCTGCCAGACGCCCTAGAACGGATGTCAGAGGCCCTGACCCGGGAAGATCGCCCCTATCTCGAAACCCTCAAGCGCTGTTTGACCCAGTTGGGGGACCGGGAGGCGGTGGCGACGGTCGAGGGGTGGTTGGCGCGCTTGGGAGAGCTGACGATCGCCCCGGAAACGACCGTACCGCGATGGGATCGGCTCTCGTTGATGGGAACGTTAGAGCCGACCTGCGGCAAGGTGGCGGCGATCGCGATCGCCCCGGACGGCGAAACTTTGTATAGCTGCGGCGAAGACCGGATCGTTGAAATCTGGAACCTCGACCGCCACGGCGACGGTCAACTCCAAGGGACTCTCAAAGGCCATTCCGGGGGCATTCTAACTCTGACGCTCAGTGGGGACGGGCGCATTCTCGCCAGCAGCGATCGCTCGAAAAACCGCAGTTATATTAAAGTATGGCATTTAGAAACAGGTAAACTGCTCTGGACGTTATTCGGACATAAAAAAGATATTTTATGTCTCGCTTTGACTCCCGACGGCCAGACCCTCGCCAGTGGATCTCACAAAATTAAACTCTGGGATTTGAAGACCGGAGAAGCTACGCGAACCCTCTTCGGTCACCGCCAGTGGGTGCGCGCCTTGGTCTTTACCCCGGACGGGAGACACCCGATCAGCGCTAGCGACGACGGGACGGTGAAAGTTTGGGACGCGATCGCGGGGACGTTAAAATATACCCTCAACGGACATCAAGGTAGCGTGCGAACCCTGGCGGTCAGTCCCGACGGTAAAACCCTCGTCAGTGGCAGCGCCGATCGCACGATCGCGATTTGGGACCTGCAAACGGGACGACGAGTCCGCACGATCGCCGTCCACGATCGCCCCATTTGTTCCGTGGCGATCGCCGCCGACGGTCAAACTTTAATCAGTGCCAGTGAAGACAAAATGATAAAAATTTGCAATATAGAAACAGGAGAAATTCTTAATAGTCTCGATACCCGCACCGAAGGGGTCTCCGTTCTGGCGATCTCCGCATCCTCGCGGCTTTTGGCGACGGGTAGCCCCGATCGCACTTTGAAAATTTGGCAATTTCTTTAG
- the ruvC gene encoding crossover junction endodeoxyribonuclease RuvC: MEKRILGIDPGLARLGFGAIACRQGSSRGSHAEISVLDFGVIQTPAKTAIGDRLRIIYDDLHTLIDRFQPDLVAIEKLFFYRMGNTILVAQARGVIVLVLAQYQLPAIEFTPAQIKQALTGYGNAEKRDVQEAVARELHLETIPKPDDAADALAVAVTGWFQAPWR, encoded by the coding sequence ATGGAAAAGCGCATCCTCGGGATCGATCCGGGGTTGGCAAGGTTAGGATTCGGGGCGATCGCCTGTCGTCAAGGGAGTTCGCGCGGTTCTCACGCCGAGATTTCGGTGTTGGACTTCGGCGTGATTCAAACTCCGGCAAAAACGGCGATCGGCGATCGCCTCCGGATTATTTACGATGATTTACACACCCTCATCGATCGCTTCCAACCGGATTTGGTGGCGATCGAAAAGTTATTTTTCTATCGCATGGGCAACACGATTTTAGTCGCCCAAGCGCGCGGCGTCATCGTCTTAGTTTTGGCCCAGTACCAGCTTCCCGCGATCGAGTTTACCCCCGCCCAAATCAAACAAGCGCTGACGGGGTACGGGAATGCAGAAAAACGCGACGTGCAAGAAGCCGTCGCCCGAGAATTACACTTAGAAACGATTCCCAAACCCGACGACGCCGCCGATGCTTTGGCGGTGGCGGTCACCGGGTGGTTTCAGGCCCCTTGGCGCTAG
- the bchI gene encoding magnesium chelatase ATPase subunit I, producing MSPTAQVSPTLTKVTRRAVFPFTAIVGQEEMKLALLLNVIDPKIGGVMIMGDRGTGKSTTIRALADLLPEIEVIADDPFNSHPSDPELMSDEARDRRDRDEELPVMRRKVQMIDLPLGATEDRVCGTIDIEKALSEGVKAFEPGLLAKANRGILYVDEVNLLDDHLVDVLLDSAASGWNTVEREGISIRHPARFVLVGSGNPEEGELRPQLLDRFGMHAEIRTVKDPQLRVKIVEERSEFDQNPADYLERHHSEQEGLQNKIVEAQNLLPSVKIDYELRVQISQVCSELDVDGLRGDLVTNRAAKAIAALEGRTEVTVDDIRRVVTLCLRHRLRKDPLESIDSGYKVQKVFASVFGVELSEESQG from the coding sequence GTGAGTCCGACTGCCCAAGTTAGCCCAACCTTAACCAAAGTCACCCGCCGTGCCGTTTTTCCGTTTACGGCGATCGTCGGTCAAGAAGAGATGAAACTGGCGTTGTTGCTCAATGTCATCGACCCGAAAATAGGCGGGGTGATGATTATGGGCGATCGCGGCACCGGAAAATCGACGACGATCCGGGCTTTGGCCGATTTATTGCCGGAAATTGAGGTCATTGCTGACGATCCGTTCAACAGTCACCCCAGCGATCCGGAATTAATGAGCGACGAAGCGCGCGATCGCCGCGATCGCGACGAAGAATTACCCGTGATGCGTCGCAAAGTGCAGATGATCGACTTACCCCTCGGGGCGACGGAAGATCGCGTTTGCGGCACGATCGACATCGAAAAAGCCCTTTCTGAAGGGGTCAAAGCCTTTGAACCCGGTTTGTTGGCGAAGGCGAATCGCGGCATTCTCTACGTCGATGAGGTCAACTTGCTCGACGATCACCTCGTAGACGTACTGCTCGATTCCGCCGCCAGTGGCTGGAATACGGTAGAACGGGAGGGGATTTCGATCCGCCACCCGGCCCGCTTCGTGTTGGTCGGTTCTGGAAACCCGGAAGAAGGGGAGTTACGTCCCCAACTGCTCGATCGCTTCGGGATGCACGCGGAAATTCGCACGGTCAAAGATCCCCAATTGCGCGTCAAAATTGTGGAGGAGCGATCGGAGTTCGACCAAAATCCGGCGGACTATCTCGAACGCCACCACAGCGAGCAAGAAGGGTTGCAAAATAAGATCGTCGAAGCTCAAAATTTATTGCCGTCGGTCAAGATCGATTACGAGTTGCGGGTGCAGATTTCTCAAGTCTGTTCGGAACTCGATGTCGATGGGTTGCGCGGGGATTTGGTCACCAACCGCGCGGCGAAGGCGATCGCGGCGTTGGAAGGTCGCACGGAAGTCACCGTCGATGACATCCGCCGGGTGGTAACCCTGTGCTTGCGTCACCGCTTGCGTAAAGATCCTCTGGAGTCGATCGATTCCGGTTACAAGGTGCAGAAAGTTTTCGCCAGTGTCTTCGGTGTGGAACTCTCCGAGGAAAGCCAAGGCTAA